The Streptomyces sp. NBC_00510 genomic interval CACGACCACCCCCACCCCGGTGGACTTCTGGTTCGACCCCGCCTGCCCTTGGGCGTGGATGACCTCACGCTGGATGCTGGAGGTGGAGAAGGTGCGCCCCGTCGAGGTGCGCTGGCACGTGATGAGCCTCGCGGTGCTCAACGAGAACCGTGACGAGCTGCCCGAGCAGTACCGGGAGTTCCTGACCACGGCCTGGGGCCCGGTCCGCGTCTGCATCGCCGCCGAGCAGAAGTACGGCAGCAAGGTGCTCGGCCCCCTCTACACCGCCCTGGGCACCCGTATCCACAACCAGGGCCTCGGCCACAAGGACCACGACGTCATCGTCGCCGCCCTGGAGGAGGCGGGCCTGCCCGCCGACCTCGCCGACTTCGCCCGCAGCGACGCCTACGACGCGGAGCTGCGTGCCTCCCACCAGGAGGGCATCTCCAAGGTCGGCCAGGACGTCGGCACCCCGGTCATCGCGGTGCCCGGTGCCGACGGCGAGCAGATCGCCTTCTTCGGTCCGGTCGTCACGCCGGCGCCCAAGGGCGAGGCCGCGGCCCGCCTGTGGGACGGCACCCTGCTCGTCGCGTCGACCCCCGGCTTCTACGAGATCAAGCGGACCCGCGACCAGGGCCCGGTCTTCGACTGAGGCAGCCGGTCCGGTTCAAAAGTGCCGGAGCAGTTCGGGGAAGGCCGTCAGCCGCAGCACCCGCCCGTCGGCCGTGTCGAGCTCGGACTGCTCCAGCACCCAGGTGTTCTCGTTGGGGATGAACACCGCGCTCATCCCCGCCTCGCGCGCGGGCAGGATGTCCGACTTCGGGGAGTTCCCGATCATCCAGCTCCTGCCCGGCGCGTAGCCGTACCCCGCCAGCAGGTCGCGGTAGGTGTCCGCGGCCTTCTCCGGCACGATGTGCACCCCGCGGAAGCGGTCCGCCAGCCCCGAGGCGGCCACCTTGCGCGCCTGCTCCTCCTCGTCGCCCTTGGTGAGCAGCAGCAGCTCGTGGCGGGTGCCCAGCTCCTCCAGCGTGCTCGCCACACCGGGCATCAGCTCCACCCGGTGCTCCACGAAGGCCACCGCCAGCTCGTCCACCCGCCGGAGCTCGGCCTGCGTGACGGGCCGCTCCCGCAGCCGCTCCAGGAGCTCGCCGAGGCTGCGCAGGAAGACCTTGCTGCCGTAGCCGTGGACGACCGCGTTCGCCGCCTCGATCTCGTTGAGCAGCGCCCTGATCTGCGCGCGGTCCAGGACGGGATGGTCCACCCAGTCCAGGAAGTCCTCTATGACCCGCTCGAAGACCACGTTGTTCTCCCACAACGTGTCGTCCGCGTCGAAGACCAGTACCTGTCCGGTCAGCCGTGCCTCGTCCATCCCGCGAGCGTATCCAGCACCTGCCTCCTGGGGCCGCGCATTTTCCGCGCGGCGCTACGCGTGCCGTCCGGCGAGGGCCGCGTCCAGCTCCGCGCGGGACGGCGGATCGGCGCCCACCCGCGTGCAGTTGAGCGCCGCGGCCGTGACGCAGCGCTCCAGTACGGCGGCGAGCCCCTCCCGCGAGGCGGGGACACCCTCGCCGGCGATCGCGTCAAGCAGCGCCGCCTGGAAGGCGTCGCCCGCGCCGATGGTGTCGACGACGTCGACCTCGGGCGCGGCCACCCGTACGAGGGCACCGTCGGTCACCGCGAACGCGCCGTCCGGACCCAGCGTGACGACCGCGAGCCGCGGCCCCTCGGCGAGCAGCGCCCGGGCGGCCTCCTCCGGGGCGAGCCGCGGGAAGAGCCAGGCCAGGTCGGCGTCACTGGCCTTGACCACGTCGGTGACCCCGGCCAGCCGCAGGCACGCCCGGCGGTAGGCCAGCCGGTCGGGCTGGACGGCCGGGCGCACGTTGAGGTCGGCGACGACGGTGCGCCCCGGCAGGGCGTGCAGGTCGCGGCAGAGTTCCAGCACCCGCGTCGCACCCGGTTCGACCACCGCGGCGAGCGAACCGGTGTGCAGCACCGCGGTGTCCGCGGGCAGCGGCAGCCGCTCCGGGTCCCACGCGGCCAGGAAGTCGTAGGAGGCGGAGCCGTCCCGGTCCAGGTAGGCCATCGCCAGCGTGGTGCGCCCGGCCGGGCTCGTGGCGCGGACGACCTCGACCCCGGTGGACTCCAGGTGCGCCCGCACCAGTTCGCCGGGCGGGTCGTCGCCC includes:
- a CDS encoding carbohydrate kinase; translation: MSAPSSPSRVGVVGEVLVDLLWRSGERQVTPVPGGSPANVAVGLHRLGRPTTLVTTWGDDPPGELVRAHLESTGVEVVRATSPAGRTTLAMAYLDRDGSASYDFLAAWDPERLPLPADTAVLHTGSLAAVVEPGATRVLELCRDLHALPGRTVVADLNVRPAVQPDRLAYRRACLRLAGVTDVVKASDADLAWLFPRLAPEEAARALLAEGPRLAVVTLGPDGAFAVTDGALVRVAAPEVDVVDTIGAGDAFQAALLDAIAGEGVPASREGLAAVLERCVTAAALNCTRVGADPPSRAELDAALAGRHA
- a CDS encoding DsbA family protein, with amino-acid sequence MTETTTTPTPVDFWFDPACPWAWMTSRWMLEVEKVRPVEVRWHVMSLAVLNENRDELPEQYREFLTTAWGPVRVCIAAEQKYGSKVLGPLYTALGTRIHNQGLGHKDHDVIVAALEEAGLPADLADFARSDAYDAELRASHQEGISKVGQDVGTPVIAVPGADGEQIAFFGPVVTPAPKGEAAARLWDGTLLVASTPGFYEIKRTRDQGPVFD
- a CDS encoding HAD family hydrolase, whose protein sequence is MDEARLTGQVLVFDADDTLWENNVVFERVIEDFLDWVDHPVLDRAQIRALLNEIEAANAVVHGYGSKVFLRSLGELLERLRERPVTQAELRRVDELAVAFVEHRVELMPGVASTLEELGTRHELLLLTKGDEEEQARKVAASGLADRFRGVHIVPEKAADTYRDLLAGYGYAPGRSWMIGNSPKSDILPAREAGMSAVFIPNENTWVLEQSELDTADGRVLRLTAFPELLRHF